Proteins encoded by one window of Nasonia vitripennis strain AsymCx chromosome 5, Nvit_psr_1.1, whole genome shotgun sequence:
- the LOC100119770 gene encoding rho-associated protein kinase 1 isoform X1 yields MMEIVRDEDRRRRLRALEERIRDPRSITNIDCLLDTVQALVADCDHPSVKRMKNIEAYMNRYDSVAQDICKMRMRPDDFTLIKVIGRGAFGEVQLVRHKSTQKVYAMKLLSKFEMIKRSDSAFFWEERDIMAHANSEWIVQLHFAFQDQKYLYMVMDYMPGGDLVNLMSQYDVPEKWAKFYCAEVVLALDAIHNMGFVHRDVKPDNMLLDKHGHLKLADFGTCMRMDVDGLVRSDTAVGTPDYISPEVLQSQGGEGVYGRECDWWSVGVFLYEMLVGDTPFYADSLVGTYSKIMDHRNSLHFPQELDISHSAKSLICGFLTDRSKRLGRNGVDEIKSHAFFKNDQWTFENLRECVPPVVPELSGDDDTSNFDDVEKEDGPEESFPVPKAFSGNHLPFIGFTYSGDYQLIANAGGREAVDGMENHVNNGTSDDIKITQLECLLDKERKIVEQLESKQKALASQLESITQSEAELREEAARADKELTLLRHNCKEAQRRVEHETETRRKAESLLVDLKKKFEEEQSRRARDASTTQQTSEKITSLEKQIKEMQTKLERETETVTRLRKQATEVTVARQTAEQMANELQIARAQLQAQRDSLQQEVANLQGQLSKERSSRSQASTLTAELETRLTALHHELERSHEREEKVTVDNRQLNERISALEKEAASLALELKAAQTRYNQEVVARQETERSRMAPKDEANLEDFKGRMDIIFTALQAKLNEEKNGRQRAELLAQEKERQTSMLSVDYRQIQQRLQKLEGEHRQESEKVKALQGQIEQEQQKRNVLQSDLAQQSSEVSRLKAREHQLVGEVTQLREAKRNIEEELHHLKTQRNVDQLQTKELQEQLEAEAYFSTLYKTQAQELREELDEKTRLQQELEEERSSLVHQLQLSLARGDSEALARSIAEETVADLEKERTMKELEYKDSTSKHHQELNAKDQLINRLKESEAEAKKNCEQYTKEKEELTKRLKEMQEQLNKAQFNADEIERLSTKLKTEQLLKHQAINKLTEVLSRKDLSASGKTKNKASSADLKKKEKDCRRLQQELTLEREKYGQFSAKLQKDLQDLQAQLVEENQAKLRLQMELDSKDSEIETLQMKITSMNSETASVSSIENDGEDSVLSEHGAMRLEGWLSVPNKQNIKRHGWKKQYVVVSSKKIIFYNSENDKLNADPVLILDLSKVFHVRSVTQGDVIRADAKDIPRIFQLLYAGEGEARRPGDEGNALPGAELSQLSDKPGTQPVKGHEFISISYHMPTTCEICSKQLWHMFRPPPALECRRCHIKVHKEHLDKKEDAIAPCKLHYDPNSARELLVLAGSPDDQKYWVTRLSRRIQKCGYKANSHIDGTGQRVSPRESTRSTLKPYLTAQQRSATLPANASMGK; encoded by the exons ATGATGGAGATCGTTAGAGATGAAGATAGGCGTAGACGCCTTAGAGCTCTGGAAGAGCGCATTAGGGATCCACGTAGTATCACGAACATCGACTGTCTACTGGATACTGTGCAGGCTCTTGTGGCTGACTGTGATCATCCTAGTGTTAAACGAATGAAGAATATTGAAGCATATATGAACAGAT ATGATTCAGTCGCTCAAGACATTTGTAAAATGCGAATGCGCCCAGATGACTTTACCTTGATCAAAGTCATTGGTAGAGGAGCTTTTGGCGAAGTGCAGTTAGTCAGGCATAAATCTACACAAAAGGTTTATGCCATGAAACTGCTGAGTAAATTCGAAATG ATAAAAAGGTCGGATTCTGCGTTTTTTTGGGAAGAACGTGATATTATGGCTCATGCCAATTCCGAATGGATAGTCCAACTACATTTTGCATTTCAAGATCAAAAGTATCTCTACATGGTCATGGATTATATGCCAGGTGGAGATTTAGTGAATTTGATGTCGCAATACGATGTGCCTGAAAAGTGGGCAAAGTTCTACTGCGCAGAAGTGGTGCTTGCGCTGGATGCAATACACAACATGGGCTTTGTGCACCGCGACGTAAAGCCGGACAACATGTTGCTCGATAAACACGGTCACTTGAAGCTAGCGGATTTTGGTACATGCATGAGAATGGACGTT GATGGGCTGGTACGTTCGGACACGGCGGTAGGCACACCAGACTACATCTCCCCCGAAGTTCTGCAATCACAGGGTGGCGAGGGTGTCTATGGGCGCGAGTGTGACTGGTGGTCAGTTGGAGTCTTCCTCTACGAGATGCTCGTAGGTGATACGCCCTTCTACGCCGACTCGCTCGTCGGTACTTACTCCAAAATTATGGACCATCGCAATTCGCTGCATTTCCCTCAAGAGCTCGATATCTCGCACTCGGCCAAGAGTCTTATCTGCGGGTTCCTTACCGATCGAAGTAAGCGTCTTGGGAGAAATGGTGTCGACGAAATCAAGAGTCACGCCTTCTTCAAAAACGACCAGTggacttttgaaaatttgcgTGAGTGCGTACCACCTGTCGTACCGGAGCTGTCTGGAGATGACGATACCAGCAATTTCGATGACGTGGAAAAGGAGGACGGCCCGGAGGAGAGCTTTCCTGTGCCTAAAGCTTTCTCTGGAAACCATCTGCCCTTCATAGGCTTCACGTACTCTGGTGATTACCAACTGATTGCGAATG CAGGCGGCAGAGAAGCCGTGGATGGTATGGAAAACCACGTGAACAACGGTACCAGCGATGACATAAAGATCACACAGCTGGAGTGCCTACTGGAcaaggagagaaagatagTGGAACAACTAGAATCAAAGCAGAAAGCTCTTGCTTCTCAATTGGAAAGCATAACTCAAAGCGAAGCAGAACTTCGCGAAGAAGCGGCTCGTGCTGACAAGGAGCTGACGCTTCTGCGACATAACTGCAAGGAAGCCCAGCGTCGCGTCGAGCACGAGACCGAGACACGAAGAAAAGCAGAGTCGCTGCTGGTcgatttgaagaaaaaatttgaGGAGGAACAGTCGAGACGAGCTCGCGATGCCAGCACGACGCAGCAGACTTCAGAAAAGATCACGAGCCTGGAGAAGCAGATCAAGGAGATGCAGACGAAATTGGAAAGAGAAACGGAAACAGTCACGAGACTGCGAAAGCAGGCTACAGAAGTGACGGTagccagacaaacagctgagCAGATGGCCAACGAGCTGCAAATCGCGAGGGCACAACTTCAGGCGCAAAGGGATTCGTTGCAGCAGGAAGTCGCAAATTTGCAG GGTCAGCTATCAAAAGAGCGAAGTTCCCGATCCCAAGCTTCTACGCTGACAGCCGAACTGGAAACTCGTTTGACGGCGCTTCATCATGAACTGGAACGAAGTCACGAGCGCGAAGAAAAGGTTACAGTTGATAACAGACAACTGAACGAGCGGATATCTGCTCTGGAGAAGGAGGCTGCGAGTCTGGCGCTAGAATTGAAGGCTGCTCAGACTAGATACAACCAGGAAGTAGTAGCGCGACAAGAGACCGAACGTTCGAGAATGGCGCCTAAGGACGAGGCCAATTTGGAAGATTTTAAAG GACGAATGGATATAATATTTACAG CCCTTCAAGCAAAATTGAATGAAGAAAAGAATGGAAGACAGCGCGCCGAGCTCCTAGCGCAAGAGAAAGAACGGCAAACGTCGATGCTCTCGGTTGATTACCGTCAAATTCAGCAAAGACTACAAAAACTCGAAGGCGAGCACAGGCAAGAATCCGAGAAGGTCAAGGCGTTGCAGGGTCAGATCGAGCAAGAGCAGCAAAAACGAAACGTTCTGCAGTCAGATTTGGCTCAGCAATCATCGGAGGTGAGCCGATTAAAAGCGAGAGAACACCAGCTTGTTGGCGAAGTTACCCAGTTGAGGGAGGCTAAAAGGAATATTGAGGAAGAGTTGCATCATCTTAAAACCCAGAGGAACGTTGATCAGCTGCAGACAAAAGAACTGCAGGAACAGTTGGAAGCTGAGGCGTACTTTTCG ACGCTTTACAAAACTCAAGCACAAGAACTTCGGGAAGAGCTTGATGAGAAGACTCGACTTCAGCAAGAATTGGAAGAAGAACGAAGTTCGCTCGTTCACCAACTTCAGTTATCTTTAGCTCGCGGCGATAGCGAAGCCTTGGCTCGGTCGATTGCTGAAGAGACTGTAGCTGACCTTGAAAAGGAGCGCACGATGAAGGAGCTTGAATACAAAGACAGCACGTCCAAACATCATCAGGAGTTAAATGCCAAAGACCAGCTGATAAATCGTCTAAAAGAAAGTGAGGCAGAGGCGAAGAAAAATTGTGAACAGTATACCAAG GAAAAAGAGGAGCTGACAAAGCGACTGAAAGAGATGCAAGAACAATTAAATAAGGCACAATTCAACGCCGACGAGATCGAAAGACTGAGTACCAAGTTAAAAACAGAGCAACTACTGAAACATCAAGCCATCAATAAACTCACAGAGGTCTTGAGCAGAAAAGACTTGTCGGCGAGTGGAAAAACCAAGAACAAGGCTTCTTCAGCAGATCtcaagaagaaggagaaggacTGCAGAAGATTGCAACAGGAATTGACgctggagagagaaaaatatggaCAATTCTCTGCTAAATTGCAAAAAGATCTACAAGATTTGCAG GCGCAACTTGTAGAAGAAAATCAGGCCAAATTGAGGTTGCAAATGGAACTTGATTCAAAAGATTCAGAAATAGAAACACTACAGATGAAGATCACGTCGATGAACTCTGAAACGGCCAGTGTATCGTCAATTGAAAACGATGGGGAGGATTCTGTATTGTCGGAGCACGGTGCCATGAGGCTAGAAGGATGGTTGAGTGTACCTAACAAGCAAAACATTAAAAGACACGGTTGGAAAAAACAATACGTGGTCGTTTCATctaaaaagataattttttacaatagtGAAAATGACAAGTTGAACGCAGATCCGGTCTTGATATTAGATTTGAGCAAAGTCTTTCACGTTAGATCTGTGACACAAGGGGACGTGATTCGAGCCGATGCCAAAGATATTCCTAGGATATTTCAG TTACTTTACGCTGGAGAAGGCGAAGCAAGACGGCCAGGTGACGAAGGAAATGCTTTACCTGGAGCTGAGCTGTCACAATTGAGTGACAAGCCTGGCACTCAACCAGTAAAGGGCCATGAATTCATTTCCATTTCTTATCATATGCCAACGACGTGTGAAATTTGTTCAAAGCAGTTGTGGCATATGTTCAGGCCTCCACCGGCTCTCGAATGTCGAC GCTGTCATATCAAGGTGCATAAGGAACATTTAGACAAGAAAGAGGATGCCATAGCCCCGTGTAAACTTCATTACGACCCTAACAGCGCGCGCGAACTGCTTGTACTTGCAGGGAGTCCTGACGATCAGAAGTACTGGGTCACCCGACTGTCACGCAGGATTCAGAAGTGCGGTTACAAGGCCAATTCGCACATCGACGGCACGGGCCAGCGCGTCTCGCCAAG AGAATCCACGAGGTCAACGCTTAAACCGTATTTGACAGCCCAGCAAAGATCAGCAACTTTACCCGCGAACGCAAGCATGGGCAAGTGA
- the LOC100119770 gene encoding rho-associated protein kinase 2 isoform X3: MMEIVRDEDRRRRLRALEERIRDPRSITNIDCLLDTVQALVADCDHPSVKRMKNIEAYMNRYDSVAQDICKMRMRPDDFTLIKVIGRGAFGEVQLVRHKSTQKVYAMKLLSKFEMIKRSDSAFFWEERDIMAHANSEWIVQLHFAFQDQKYLYMVMDYMPGGDLVNLMSQYDVPEKWAKFYCAEVVLALDAIHNMGFVHRDVKPDNMLLDKHGHLKLADFGTCMRMDVDGLVRSDTAVGTPDYISPEVLQSQGGEGVYGRECDWWSVGVFLYEMLVGDTPFYADSLVGTYSKIMDHRNSLHFPQELDISHSAKSLICGFLTDRSKRLGRNGVDEIKSHAFFKNDQWTFENLRECVPPVVPELSGDDDTSNFDDVEKEDGPEESFPVPKAFSGNHLPFIGFTYSGDYQLIANAGGREAVDGMENHVNNGTSDDIKITQLECLLDKERKIVEQLESKQKALASQLESITQSEAELREEAARADKELTLLRHNCKEAQRRVEHETETRRKAESLLVDLKKKFEEEQSRRARDASTTQQTSEKITSLEKQIKEMQTKLERETETVTRLRKQATEVTVARQTAEQMANELQIARAQLQAQRDSLQQEVANLQGQLSKERSSRSQASTLTAELETRLTALHHELERSHEREEKVTVDNRQLNERISALEKEAASLALELKAAQTRYNQEVVARQETERSRMAPKDEANLEDFKALQAKLNEEKNGRQRAELLAQEKERQTSMLSVDYRQIQQRLQKLEGEHRQESEKVKALQGQIEQEQQKRNVLQSDLAQQSSEVSRLKAREHQLVGEVTQLREAKRNIEEELHHLKTQRNVDQLQTKELQEQLEAEAYFSTLYKTQAQELREELDEKTRLQQELEEERSSLVHQLQLSLARGDSEALARSIAEETVADLEKERTMKELEYKDSTSKHHQELNAKDQLINRLKESEAEAKKNCEQYTKEKEELTKRLKEMQEQLNKAQFNADEIERLSTKLKTEQLLKHQAINKLTEVLSRKDLSASGKTKNKASSADLKKKEKDCRRLQQELTLEREKYGQFSAKLQKDLQDLQAQLVEENQAKLRLQMELDSKDSEIETLQMKITSMNSETASVSSIENDGEDSVLSEHGAMRLEGWLSVPNKQNIKRHGWKKQYVVVSSKKIIFYNSENDKLNADPVLILDLSKVFHVRSVTQGDVIRADAKDIPRIFQLLYAGEGEARRPGDEGNALPGAELSQLSDKPGTQPVKGHEFISISYHMPTTCEICSKQLWHMFRPPPALECRRCHIKVHKEHLDKKEDAIAPCKLHYDPNSARELLVLAGSPDDQKYWVTRLSRRIQKCGYKANSHIDGTGQRVSPRESTRSTLKPYLTAQQRSATLPANASMGK, from the exons ATGATGGAGATCGTTAGAGATGAAGATAGGCGTAGACGCCTTAGAGCTCTGGAAGAGCGCATTAGGGATCCACGTAGTATCACGAACATCGACTGTCTACTGGATACTGTGCAGGCTCTTGTGGCTGACTGTGATCATCCTAGTGTTAAACGAATGAAGAATATTGAAGCATATATGAACAGAT ATGATTCAGTCGCTCAAGACATTTGTAAAATGCGAATGCGCCCAGATGACTTTACCTTGATCAAAGTCATTGGTAGAGGAGCTTTTGGCGAAGTGCAGTTAGTCAGGCATAAATCTACACAAAAGGTTTATGCCATGAAACTGCTGAGTAAATTCGAAATG ATAAAAAGGTCGGATTCTGCGTTTTTTTGGGAAGAACGTGATATTATGGCTCATGCCAATTCCGAATGGATAGTCCAACTACATTTTGCATTTCAAGATCAAAAGTATCTCTACATGGTCATGGATTATATGCCAGGTGGAGATTTAGTGAATTTGATGTCGCAATACGATGTGCCTGAAAAGTGGGCAAAGTTCTACTGCGCAGAAGTGGTGCTTGCGCTGGATGCAATACACAACATGGGCTTTGTGCACCGCGACGTAAAGCCGGACAACATGTTGCTCGATAAACACGGTCACTTGAAGCTAGCGGATTTTGGTACATGCATGAGAATGGACGTT GATGGGCTGGTACGTTCGGACACGGCGGTAGGCACACCAGACTACATCTCCCCCGAAGTTCTGCAATCACAGGGTGGCGAGGGTGTCTATGGGCGCGAGTGTGACTGGTGGTCAGTTGGAGTCTTCCTCTACGAGATGCTCGTAGGTGATACGCCCTTCTACGCCGACTCGCTCGTCGGTACTTACTCCAAAATTATGGACCATCGCAATTCGCTGCATTTCCCTCAAGAGCTCGATATCTCGCACTCGGCCAAGAGTCTTATCTGCGGGTTCCTTACCGATCGAAGTAAGCGTCTTGGGAGAAATGGTGTCGACGAAATCAAGAGTCACGCCTTCTTCAAAAACGACCAGTggacttttgaaaatttgcgTGAGTGCGTACCACCTGTCGTACCGGAGCTGTCTGGAGATGACGATACCAGCAATTTCGATGACGTGGAAAAGGAGGACGGCCCGGAGGAGAGCTTTCCTGTGCCTAAAGCTTTCTCTGGAAACCATCTGCCCTTCATAGGCTTCACGTACTCTGGTGATTACCAACTGATTGCGAATG CAGGCGGCAGAGAAGCCGTGGATGGTATGGAAAACCACGTGAACAACGGTACCAGCGATGACATAAAGATCACACAGCTGGAGTGCCTACTGGAcaaggagagaaagatagTGGAACAACTAGAATCAAAGCAGAAAGCTCTTGCTTCTCAATTGGAAAGCATAACTCAAAGCGAAGCAGAACTTCGCGAAGAAGCGGCTCGTGCTGACAAGGAGCTGACGCTTCTGCGACATAACTGCAAGGAAGCCCAGCGTCGCGTCGAGCACGAGACCGAGACACGAAGAAAAGCAGAGTCGCTGCTGGTcgatttgaagaaaaaatttgaGGAGGAACAGTCGAGACGAGCTCGCGATGCCAGCACGACGCAGCAGACTTCAGAAAAGATCACGAGCCTGGAGAAGCAGATCAAGGAGATGCAGACGAAATTGGAAAGAGAAACGGAAACAGTCACGAGACTGCGAAAGCAGGCTACAGAAGTGACGGTagccagacaaacagctgagCAGATGGCCAACGAGCTGCAAATCGCGAGGGCACAACTTCAGGCGCAAAGGGATTCGTTGCAGCAGGAAGTCGCAAATTTGCAG GGTCAGCTATCAAAAGAGCGAAGTTCCCGATCCCAAGCTTCTACGCTGACAGCCGAACTGGAAACTCGTTTGACGGCGCTTCATCATGAACTGGAACGAAGTCACGAGCGCGAAGAAAAGGTTACAGTTGATAACAGACAACTGAACGAGCGGATATCTGCTCTGGAGAAGGAGGCTGCGAGTCTGGCGCTAGAATTGAAGGCTGCTCAGACTAGATACAACCAGGAAGTAGTAGCGCGACAAGAGACCGAACGTTCGAGAATGGCGCCTAAGGACGAGGCCAATTTGGAAGATTTTAAAG CCCTTCAAGCAAAATTGAATGAAGAAAAGAATGGAAGACAGCGCGCCGAGCTCCTAGCGCAAGAGAAAGAACGGCAAACGTCGATGCTCTCGGTTGATTACCGTCAAATTCAGCAAAGACTACAAAAACTCGAAGGCGAGCACAGGCAAGAATCCGAGAAGGTCAAGGCGTTGCAGGGTCAGATCGAGCAAGAGCAGCAAAAACGAAACGTTCTGCAGTCAGATTTGGCTCAGCAATCATCGGAGGTGAGCCGATTAAAAGCGAGAGAACACCAGCTTGTTGGCGAAGTTACCCAGTTGAGGGAGGCTAAAAGGAATATTGAGGAAGAGTTGCATCATCTTAAAACCCAGAGGAACGTTGATCAGCTGCAGACAAAAGAACTGCAGGAACAGTTGGAAGCTGAGGCGTACTTTTCG ACGCTTTACAAAACTCAAGCACAAGAACTTCGGGAAGAGCTTGATGAGAAGACTCGACTTCAGCAAGAATTGGAAGAAGAACGAAGTTCGCTCGTTCACCAACTTCAGTTATCTTTAGCTCGCGGCGATAGCGAAGCCTTGGCTCGGTCGATTGCTGAAGAGACTGTAGCTGACCTTGAAAAGGAGCGCACGATGAAGGAGCTTGAATACAAAGACAGCACGTCCAAACATCATCAGGAGTTAAATGCCAAAGACCAGCTGATAAATCGTCTAAAAGAAAGTGAGGCAGAGGCGAAGAAAAATTGTGAACAGTATACCAAG GAAAAAGAGGAGCTGACAAAGCGACTGAAAGAGATGCAAGAACAATTAAATAAGGCACAATTCAACGCCGACGAGATCGAAAGACTGAGTACCAAGTTAAAAACAGAGCAACTACTGAAACATCAAGCCATCAATAAACTCACAGAGGTCTTGAGCAGAAAAGACTTGTCGGCGAGTGGAAAAACCAAGAACAAGGCTTCTTCAGCAGATCtcaagaagaaggagaaggacTGCAGAAGATTGCAACAGGAATTGACgctggagagagaaaaatatggaCAATTCTCTGCTAAATTGCAAAAAGATCTACAAGATTTGCAG GCGCAACTTGTAGAAGAAAATCAGGCCAAATTGAGGTTGCAAATGGAACTTGATTCAAAAGATTCAGAAATAGAAACACTACAGATGAAGATCACGTCGATGAACTCTGAAACGGCCAGTGTATCGTCAATTGAAAACGATGGGGAGGATTCTGTATTGTCGGAGCACGGTGCCATGAGGCTAGAAGGATGGTTGAGTGTACCTAACAAGCAAAACATTAAAAGACACGGTTGGAAAAAACAATACGTGGTCGTTTCATctaaaaagataattttttacaatagtGAAAATGACAAGTTGAACGCAGATCCGGTCTTGATATTAGATTTGAGCAAAGTCTTTCACGTTAGATCTGTGACACAAGGGGACGTGATTCGAGCCGATGCCAAAGATATTCCTAGGATATTTCAG TTACTTTACGCTGGAGAAGGCGAAGCAAGACGGCCAGGTGACGAAGGAAATGCTTTACCTGGAGCTGAGCTGTCACAATTGAGTGACAAGCCTGGCACTCAACCAGTAAAGGGCCATGAATTCATTTCCATTTCTTATCATATGCCAACGACGTGTGAAATTTGTTCAAAGCAGTTGTGGCATATGTTCAGGCCTCCACCGGCTCTCGAATGTCGAC GCTGTCATATCAAGGTGCATAAGGAACATTTAGACAAGAAAGAGGATGCCATAGCCCCGTGTAAACTTCATTACGACCCTAACAGCGCGCGCGAACTGCTTGTACTTGCAGGGAGTCCTGACGATCAGAAGTACTGGGTCACCCGACTGTCACGCAGGATTCAGAAGTGCGGTTACAAGGCCAATTCGCACATCGACGGCACGGGCCAGCGCGTCTCGCCAAG AGAATCCACGAGGTCAACGCTTAAACCGTATTTGACAGCCCAGCAAAGATCAGCAACTTTACCCGCGAACGCAAGCATGGGCAAGTGA